The stretch of DNA CGGTGATTCCAATTCTATTATTCCTGAGGAAAGACATATGGCTGTGGTTGAACAAGCCAAAACCTGGGACAGAATCAATCTTTTTTTCAAGTGGTCAAATGGGGCTGTTTTTATGAGGCAATTTTATCTTGGACAGCTGTGTTATTAAATATACTTTCTGGGAGCGGGGATTAATGAAACCAGCTGATCTAATATGGAAAACTTTCATCATTAAATAATAAGGACAAGTATTCTATCAGATTGATGGACACAAGTATCTTCCGATTTTCTTCAACAGAAATACAATTTACCTAAAATACTGAAGCATCAACATTTCTGTCATGATTTGCTTTTCGCATATTAAATTGTCAGTCAGTATGGGCCCTCGAGAACTCAGATCATAAGAGTTTTTAACAAGTCTTCTGCCTCGGAGACCAGATAGTGGTCAAATGAGAAGGAACCAGCCAAAACAAGGCCTTGTTTTGTCTAATTTTTGACTTTTTAATACCTTGTTTGGTTAAAACCCTGGTCTATGTACCGGAATATTCATAATAGAGAAAGTTTCTCAGGCTTTAAATGACTGATTGGATGTCTGTTCTGACAAAGTCATTTCCTTTATACAACAAGGGTTCATTCAAATATCTGGCTAATGCATAGGCACAGCAGTCTCCCATATTCAGAGAGGCCTGATGACGCCCCTTACCAAAGCGGAGCCATCCTTCATAAGCCAGTGTTCTCATAGCAGAATCAAAGGGAATAATCACGATCTCACAGTTATAGAGGATTCGCTCCAGAGCCTGATGACCAGGGTCTCCTTTTCTGGATTGAACAACAATATCTGCTTCAAGGGCATTTAAGGGTGATATGGTTTTCCTTTCTCTACCGCATAGATGTCTTAGGTAGACATCCCGATCCTCTTCAGCAAAAAGAACAGCCAGCAGGGCCGATGTATCAATTACCATGAAAAACTCCATCCTGATCGTATCCAAGAATCTCATCAGGACTCCTGGTATCAAGATCCGGCAGGGAGGCACATTCATTTGAAATGGCTTTGATCCTCTCCAGGAGAAAAGGATCTGCCTCTTTTGAGAATTCCAGAGACCTTTTTTTCTCCTCCAGAGCCTCAAGGATAGCTTGAGTCATTGAAATATTCATTTCTTCTGCTATCTCTCTGGCCAGATATTCAACTTTCGGGTTCCTTACACTGATGGACATAAGCCCTCCGTATATACAATTATATGATAGTATATACAGAAAATCAAATTAATCCATCATCGGTTAAACCTCCGTCTGTACTCCG from Oceanispirochaeta sp. encodes:
- a CDS encoding type II toxin-antitoxin system VapC family toxin, with the translated sequence MVIDTSALLAVLFAEEDRDVYLRHLCGRERKTISPLNALEADIVVQSRKGDPGHQALERILYNCEIVIIPFDSAMRTLAYEGWLRFGKGRHQASLNMGDCCAYALARYLNEPLLYKGNDFVRTDIQSVI
- a CDS encoding type II toxin-antitoxin system VapB family antitoxin encodes the protein MSISVRNPKVEYLAREIAEEMNISMTQAILEALEEKKRSLEFSKEADPFLLERIKAISNECASLPDLDTRSPDEILGYDQDGVFHGN